The Brasilonema sennae CENA114 genome includes a region encoding these proteins:
- the fabF gene encoding beta-ketoacyl-ACP synthase II: MTDFIRKRVVVTGVGALTPIGNTPAEYWEGLISGRNGIGEITLFDASRHDCRIAGEVKNFDPHEYMERKEAKRMDRFAQFGVSAAKQAVADAQLVINDLNAEQIGVIIGSGVGGIKVLEDQQTIYLDRGPDRCSPFMIPMMIANMAAGLTAIHTGAKGPNSCSVTACAAGSNAIGEAFRLIQGGYAQAMISGGCEAAITPLSLAGFASARTLSTRNNDPAHASRPFDKDRDGFVMGEGAGILILEELQHALSRKARIYAEIIGYGMTCDAYHMTSPVPGGEGAARAIQLALKDGNILPEQVIYVNAHGTSTPMNDPTETAAMKKALGEHAYKIAVSSTKSMTGHLLGGSGGIEAVATVLAIANDRIPPTINLENPDPECDLDYVPNTSREAKVEVALSNSFGFGGHNVTLAFKKYV, translated from the coding sequence ATGACTGATTTTATACGTAAACGCGTTGTTGTTACTGGTGTTGGCGCGCTTACACCGATTGGTAATACACCAGCCGAATATTGGGAAGGATTGATCAGCGGACGCAATGGGATTGGTGAAATCACCTTGTTTGATGCGTCTCGTCACGATTGTCGCATTGCTGGTGAGGTCAAAAACTTCGATCCACATGAATACATGGAGCGCAAAGAAGCCAAGCGCATGGATCGATTTGCCCAATTTGGGGTCTCGGCAGCAAAACAGGCTGTAGCAGACGCGCAGTTAGTCATCAACGATCTAAACGCAGAACAAATTGGCGTTATTATTGGTTCTGGCGTTGGTGGCATTAAAGTTTTAGAAGACCAGCAAACAATTTACCTGGATCGTGGTCCGGATCGCTGTAGTCCTTTCATGATACCGATGATGATAGCCAATATGGCAGCCGGCTTGACAGCAATTCACACTGGTGCTAAAGGACCAAATTCCTGCTCGGTAACTGCTTGTGCTGCTGGCTCAAACGCTATCGGGGAAGCTTTTCGCCTCATACAAGGGGGATATGCCCAAGCGATGATTAGTGGAGGATGTGAGGCGGCAATTACACCGTTGTCTTTAGCAGGATTTGCTTCAGCTAGAACACTTTCAACTCGCAATAATGACCCCGCTCATGCAAGCCGCCCATTTGACAAAGACCGTGACGGATTTGTTATGGGTGAAGGTGCAGGCATCTTAATTTTAGAAGAATTGCAGCATGCTTTGAGTCGCAAAGCCAGAATTTATGCAGAAATTATTGGCTATGGTATGACTTGCGACGCTTACCACATGACCTCTCCAGTACCGGGAGGCGAAGGTGCAGCAAGAGCGATCCAACTGGCACTAAAAGACGGTAATATACTACCAGAACAGGTGATCTATGTCAATGCACATGGCACGAGTACCCCAATGAATGATCCGACGGAAACAGCTGCAATGAAAAAAGCTTTAGGTGAACATGCTTATAAGATAGCAGTTAGCTCCACCAAATCAATGACAGGTCATTTGTTGGGTGGTTCTGGTGGTATTGAAGCAGTAGCAACAGTACTGGCGATCGCCAATGACCGGATTCCACCGACAATTAATTTGGAAAACCCAGATCCTGAGTGCGACTTGGATTACGTCCCTAACACCAGCCGGGAAGCAAAAGTCGAAGTGGCACTATCTAATTCTTTCGGTTTTGGCGGTCATAATGTGACACTAGCCTTTAAGAAGTATGTCTAG
- a CDS encoding CoB--CoM heterodisulfide reductase iron-sulfur subunit B family protein, translating to MLTHTLKYAYFPGCVAQGACRELHQSTVALTQALDIELIELKKAACCGSGTFKEDSQMLEDTVNARNIALAEQLNLPLLTHCSTCQGVIGHVDEHLKQCQKTNPAYLEQVNGLLQKEGCSPYRGTTEVKHLLYALVTDYGLEEIQKRVNRKLTGLKCAAFYGCYLLRAQKSMPYDDPFQPKAMENVFRTVGAEPIYYKGRTQCCGWPLSSYATAQSFKMAGMHIQEAIEAGADCIVTPCPLCHLNLDSRQKEVEKVIGRELDLPILHLPQLIALAVGVSPKELGLDRHIVSTKPVLEKLGFI from the coding sequence ATGCTAACCCATACATTGAAATACGCATACTTTCCAGGTTGTGTTGCCCAAGGAGCTTGCCGGGAGCTTCACCAATCAACTGTTGCCCTAACCCAAGCCCTAGACATTGAACTCATAGAACTCAAAAAAGCTGCTTGCTGTGGTTCTGGCACGTTTAAAGAAGATTCCCAAATGTTGGAAGATACGGTAAATGCACGCAACATTGCTTTAGCAGAACAGTTAAATCTACCACTGCTAACTCATTGCAGTACTTGTCAGGGTGTTATTGGTCATGTTGATGAACACCTTAAACAATGCCAAAAAACAAATCCAGCATACCTTGAACAAGTGAACGGCTTGCTGCAAAAAGAAGGGTGTTCGCCCTATCGAGGAACAACAGAGGTCAAACATTTGCTTTATGCTTTAGTAACCGACTACGGTTTAGAAGAAATTCAAAAACGTGTCAATCGTAAGTTAACTGGATTAAAGTGTGCAGCTTTTTATGGCTGTTATCTCCTGCGTGCGCAAAAATCCATGCCTTATGATGATCCCTTCCAACCAAAGGCGATGGAAAATGTCTTTCGTACGGTAGGAGCAGAACCTATTTATTACAAAGGTCGTACGCAATGTTGCGGTTGGCCTCTTTCTAGTTATGCCACGGCTCAATCTTTTAAAATGGCTGGAATGCATATTCAAGAAGCCATAGAAGCTGGTGCAGATTGTATTGTGACACCTTGTCCTCTTTGTCACCTGAATTTGGATTCTCGTCAAAAAGAGGTGGAAAAAGTTATTGGACGGGAACTCGATTTACCAATACTGCATTTACCCCAGCTGATTGCTTTAGCTGTTGGTGTCAGTCCTAAGGAACTTGGTTTAGATCGGCATATTGTTTCCACCAAACCAGTTTTGGAAAAATTAGGATTTATTTAA
- a CDS encoding AAA family ATPase, translated as MFRRRPLLVTGKPGTGKTSLAYAVAKELQLGEVLRWNITTRSTLQQGLYRYDAIGRLQDAQMSQDNKDNLAEIGKYIQLGSLGTALLPSKNPKVLLIDEMDKSDIDLPNDLLNIFEEGEFEIPELARIADKVSEIVVQTYDNQTTTIVKGKVQCQAFPFVILTSNGEREFPPAFLRRCLRLDLREPTREELEAIVKAHLGDIIGQADKVIEKFVNRRDKGDLATDQLLNAIYMLTRTADLPDSPMLDSGDDQEKEQKKEKFIERLLQYLSSTEGI; from the coding sequence TTGTTTCGGCGTCGTCCTTTGTTGGTGACAGGAAAACCGGGGACAGGGAAAACTTCTTTAGCTTATGCAGTGGCTAAAGAATTACAACTGGGAGAAGTGTTGCGTTGGAATATTACGACTCGCTCGACTTTACAGCAAGGACTTTATCGTTATGATGCCATTGGTAGGTTACAAGATGCTCAAATGAGTCAGGATAATAAAGATAATTTAGCGGAAATTGGCAAGTATATTCAATTGGGTTCCTTGGGAACGGCGTTACTTCCTTCAAAAAATCCCAAGGTGTTATTAATTGATGAAATGGATAAAAGCGATATTGATTTACCCAATGATTTATTAAACATCTTTGAGGAAGGGGAATTTGAAATTCCCGAGTTAGCACGGATAGCTGATAAAGTTTCAGAAATTGTTGTACAAACTTACGATAACCAAACAACAACCATCGTTAAAGGAAAGGTGCAGTGTCAGGCGTTTCCGTTTGTGATCCTCACGAGTAACGGCGAACGAGAATTTCCACCGGCTTTCTTGCGGCGCTGCTTGAGATTAGACTTACGGGAACCGACTCGTGAGGAGTTAGAAGCGATTGTCAAAGCGCATTTAGGCGATATTATTGGACAAGCAGACAAAGTTATTGAGAAGTTTGTCAACCGACGGGATAAGGGAGACTTGGCAACAGACCAATTACTCAATGCCATTTATATGTTAACCCGTACGGCTGATTTGCCTGATTCTCCGATGCTGGATTCTGGGGATGATCAAGAAAAAGAACAGAAAAAAGAAAAGTTTATCGAACGGTTGCTGCAATACTTGAGTAGTACAGAGGGGATATGA
- the lpxD gene encoding UDP-3-O-(3-hydroxymyristoyl)glucosamine N-acyltransferase produces the protein MKFSKIVEKLGDSGSCNSFCFDKENDPEITGVTPVDEATTGTLSYIEGAKFASMVSKTSASALILPADETLQAQAQERSIVWIATPEPRLLFAKAIALFYKPWRPTPEIHPTAVIHPTAKIGQQVYVGAHVVIQQGVEIGDDVCIHPNVVIYPDAKIGDRTTLHANCTIHERTRIGADCTIHSGAVIGSEGFGFVPSSTGWVKMEQSGCTVLEDHVEVGCNSAIDRPAVGETRIGRHTIIDNLVQIGHGCQVGTRCAIAGQVGIAGGVKVGNGVILAGQVGIANQVKIGDRAIASAKTGIHNDIAPGEIVSGSPSLPHKQYLKVSAILARLPEMYQTLKQLQRQINNGNG, from the coding sequence CTGTTTCGACAAAGAAAATGACCCAGAAATTACAGGGGTTACACCAGTTGATGAAGCGACAACGGGTACTCTCAGCTACATCGAAGGAGCAAAATTTGCTTCTATGGTTAGCAAGACGAGTGCTAGTGCTTTAATTTTACCTGCAGATGAAACATTACAGGCGCAAGCACAAGAACGGAGTATTGTTTGGATTGCAACGCCAGAACCACGATTGTTATTTGCCAAAGCGATCGCATTATTTTATAAACCCTGGCGTCCAACTCCAGAAATTCATCCCACTGCAGTTATTCACCCCACAGCAAAAATTGGGCAACAAGTGTATGTCGGTGCTCATGTTGTGATTCAGCAGGGAGTAGAAATTGGCGATGATGTGTGCATTCATCCTAATGTGGTGATTTATCCAGATGCTAAGATAGGCGATCGCACAACCTTACACGCCAATTGCACCATCCACGAACGGACTCGTATTGGTGCAGATTGTACGATTCACAGTGGTGCTGTGATTGGTTCAGAAGGCTTTGGCTTTGTTCCCAGTTCCACTGGTTGGGTAAAAATGGAACAATCCGGCTGCACTGTTTTAGAAGATCATGTAGAAGTCGGCTGTAATAGCGCTATTGACCGCCCAGCCGTAGGAGAAACACGGATAGGTCGCCATACTATAATTGACAATTTAGTGCAAATAGGTCACGGTTGTCAAGTTGGTACTAGATGTGCTATAGCAGGTCAAGTTGGTATAGCCGGAGGTGTGAAAGTTGGCAATGGTGTTATCTTGGCTGGACAGGTGGGAATTGCCAATCAGGTGAAGATTGGGGATAGGGCGATCGCATCTGCAAAAACTGGAATTCATAATGATATCGCACCAGGTGAAATTGTTTCTGGAAGTCCATCTTTGCCGCACAAACAGTACTTGAAGGTGTCAGCTATTCTCGCTCGCTTACCGGAGATGTATCAAACGCTGAAACAGTTACAGCGTCAGATTAATAATGGTAATGGTTAG
- a CDS encoding SAV_2336 N-terminal domain-related protein, with the protein MISRAIAILQQAGFDLTARELAEIIWLAVHIEESEQSQQQPQQQSQQLNPPETQTQETPEIASSPQVTEPGAEISLPSAVLSSAKSPESREAIGIKVPAAVALRNSLALGRALRPLMRKIPSPIENILDEEATVYRIAQEKIWVPVLKPAPERWLELALVVEQSSSTAVWKQTITELQRLLKHHGAFRDVRTWELKVTETKAQLFPQNSTGAYSSTPYSPEVLIDSKGQRLILLVSDCISPAWRNKFIHPLLELWGRKGLMTILQLLPERLWERTALASEIPVQLHSLNPGVFNSQLIVETWDDDITDEIENTLQEDANKIKNPIPVPIVTLEPEPLLLWSRVIAGLGNVKTAGFKFSSEFSSVDGVEHSDTQQFTEHKQLNLTPAALVSRFRATASPLARRLAGLMAAAPVSLPVVQLIQQTLLPQSSQIHVAEVFMSGLLKPLTPIHQNTDADYIEYEFVEGIRELLLESVPVSKTISVIDNVSEFVAKRLGLSVREFEARLLVPASGGEDSVETKIRPFAQLKAQVLRQLGGEYARLADEIVTVHFKQGLALYKQGKLDEAITSYQKPLQIDPNNPIAHNHLGIALKNQGKLDEAIASYQRALQIDPNLANAHYNLGNALYDQGKLDEAIASYRKALQIDPNYANAHRNLGLALKDQGKLEEAIASYQRALQIYPNYPDAHNNLGNALKNQGKLDQAIASYRKALQMDPIYADVHFVLGNALSDQGKLDQAIASYQRALQIYPNYADAHNNLGIALKNQAKLDEAIASYRQALQIDPNYAYSHNNLGNALYDQGKLDQAIASYRQALQIDPNYPDAHNNLGIALRNQGKLDQAIASYQRALQIDPNYAKAHFNQGLALSDQGKLDQAIASYRQGLQIDPNDAKAHNNLGIALSDQGKLDQAIAELEIAVRLDPSSTLYRKNLENYKNEKKDF; encoded by the coding sequence ATGATTTCGCGGGCGATTGCCATTCTACAACAAGCAGGCTTTGACCTAACCGCCCGCGAGTTAGCAGAAATTATCTGGTTGGCGGTTCATATAGAGGAGTCTGAACAATCACAGCAGCAACCACAACAACAATCCCAACAATTAAACCCACCCGAAACCCAAACTCAAGAAACTCCAGAGATAGCATCTTCACCTCAAGTCACAGAACCTGGTGCTGAAATTTCTCTTCCCTCTGCTGTGTTAAGTTCCGCAAAGTCTCCAGAAAGTCGGGAAGCAATTGGGATCAAAGTACCTGCGGCTGTAGCACTAAGAAATTCTCTAGCTTTAGGACGTGCGCTTCGCCCTTTAATGCGCAAAATTCCATCTCCTATAGAAAATATACTGGATGAGGAAGCAACCGTTTACCGCATTGCACAAGAAAAAATTTGGGTACCAGTTCTAAAACCTGCGCCAGAAAGATGGTTAGAGTTAGCGTTGGTGGTTGAACAAAGCAGTTCAACTGCTGTCTGGAAACAGACTATCACCGAACTCCAACGCCTCTTAAAACATCACGGTGCATTTCGAGATGTGCGAACTTGGGAATTAAAGGTTACAGAAACAAAAGCACAATTATTCCCTCAAAATAGTACAGGTGCTTATAGTTCAACTCCTTATAGTCCTGAAGTATTGATTGACTCCAAGGGACAGCGTTTAATTTTACTGGTGAGTGACTGTATTTCTCCTGCTTGGCGAAACAAGTTTATTCATCCACTGCTAGAGTTGTGGGGACGTAAGGGTTTAATGACTATTCTGCAATTACTCCCCGAACGGCTTTGGGAACGAACAGCTTTAGCTTCAGAAATTCCTGTTCAACTGCATTCCCTTAACCCTGGAGTTTTCAATTCTCAGCTGATTGTAGAAACTTGGGATGACGATATAACTGATGAAATTGAGAACACTCTCCAAGAAGACGCAAACAAAATCAAAAATCCTATCCCTGTTCCCATTGTGACTCTAGAACCTGAACCTTTACTATTATGGTCACGAGTCATCGCAGGTTTAGGGAATGTAAAAACAGCAGGGTTTAAATTTTCCTCTGAATTTTCCTCTGTAGATGGAGTTGAACACAGCGACACTCAACAATTTACAGAACACAAACAACTCAACCTGACTCCAGCAGCGTTAGTCAGTCGATTTCGCGCCACAGCTTCTCCCCTTGCTCGTCGGTTAGCTGGATTAATGGCAGCTGCACCTGTGAGTTTACCAGTCGTGCAACTGATTCAGCAAACTCTCCTCCCACAATCATCACAAATTCATGTGGCGGAGGTGTTTATGAGTGGACTGCTTAAACCTCTAACACCAATTCACCAAAATACAGACGCTGATTATATTGAGTATGAATTTGTTGAGGGGATAAGGGAATTACTGCTAGAGTCTGTCCCAGTGAGTAAAACAATTTCAGTTATTGATAACGTATCTGAGTTTGTCGCTAAACGACTCGGTTTATCAGTACGGGAATTTGAAGCGCGTTTACTTGTACCCGCGTCTGGGGGTGAAGATTCTGTGGAAACAAAGATTCGTCCCTTTGCACAGCTAAAGGCTCAAGTTTTACGACAATTGGGAGGGGAATATGCGCGTTTGGCTGACGAGATTGTAACCGTTCACTTTAAGCAGGGATTAGCGCTGTACAAGCAAGGCAAACTCGATGAAGCGATCACCTCTTACCAAAAACCGTTGCAAATCGACCCAAATAATCCAATCGCTCACAATCATTTGGGGATTGCGCTGAAAAATCAAGGCAAACTCGATGAAGCAATCGCCTCTTACCAAAGAGCGTTGCAAATCGACCCAAATTTAGCAAATGCTCACTATAACCTGGGGAATGCGCTGTACGATCAAGGCAAACTCGATGAAGCGATCGCCTCTTACCGTAAAGCCTTGCAAATCGATCCAAATTATGCAAATGCTCACCGTAACCTGGGGTTAGCGCTGAAAGATCAAGGCAAACTCGAAGAAGCGATCGCCTCTTACCAAAGAGCGTTGCAAATCTACCCAAATTATCCAGACGCTCACAATAACCTGGGGAATGCGCTGAAAAATCAAGGCAAACTCGATCAGGCGATCGCCTCTTACCGTAAAGCCTTGCAAATGGACCCAATTTATGCAGATGTTCACTTTGTCCTGGGGAATGCGCTGTCCGATCAAGGCAAACTCGATCAAGCGATCGCCTCTTACCAAAGAGCGTTGCAAATCTACCCAAATTATGCAGATGCTCACAATAACCTGGGGATTGCGCTGAAAAATCAAGCCAAACTCGATGAAGCGATCGCTTCTTACCGCCAAGCCTTGCAAATCGACCCAAATTATGCATATAGTCACAATAACCTGGGGAATGCGCTGTACGATCAAGGCAAACTCGATCAAGCGATCGCTTCTTACCGCCAAGCCTTGCAAATCGACCCAAATTATCCAGACGCTCACAATAACCTGGGGATTGCGCTGAGAAATCAAGGCAAACTCGATCAAGCGATCGCCTCTTACCAAAGAGCGTTGCAAATCGACCCAAATTATGCGAAAGCTCACTTTAACCAGGGGTTAGCGCTGTCCGATCAAGGCAAACTCGATCAAGCGATCGCCTCTTACCGCCAAGGGTTGCAAATCGACCCAAATGATGCAAAAGCTCACAATAACCTAGGGATTGCGCTGTCCGATCAAGGCAAACTCGATCAAGCGATCGCAGAACTGGAAATAGCTGTTCGCCTTGATCCTAGTAGTACGCTGTATCGTAAAAACTTAGAAAATTATAAGAATGAAAAGAAGGATTTTTAG
- a CDS encoding effector-associated domain EAD1-containing protein, with protein sequence MGLSGYEIKKIRKALKSAYPRRDKLIVMLREEIDIDESEVPQDSDYDSVLFDLIINFDSKGSINKLIDGARKGNPGNYCLQKLSTTMNAFKILAPLKGKYIEQMKQSYLACCPEDWHINQYTEIADDLEQILDNLEDMPQGRNSDTRTEQFVTRFLKDATNRLSSEELDKLKELGKRYFNIFDKLPTPKDETPTIERTQNIPNHLIVHIYPSKQQKEYYFVSASSFVGDRKTGDRENFFSLCSG encoded by the coding sequence ATGGGTTTGTCTGGGTATGAGATAAAAAAAATAAGAAAAGCACTGAAATCTGCTTACCCTAGGCGAGACAAATTGATTGTCATGCTGCGTGAAGAAATTGATATAGATGAGTCAGAAGTTCCTCAAGATTCAGATTATGATAGTGTTCTGTTCGATTTGATAATAAATTTTGATAGTAAAGGCAGTATTAATAAATTAATTGATGGGGCGCGTAAGGGAAATCCTGGTAATTACTGCTTGCAGAAATTATCTACTACAATGAATGCTTTTAAAATACTCGCTCCTTTAAAGGGAAAATATATTGAACAAATGAAGCAGTCTTATCTTGCCTGTTGTCCTGAAGATTGGCATATAAATCAATATACTGAGATTGCTGATGATCTTGAACAAATTTTAGATAATCTTGAGGATATGCCTCAAGGAAGAAATTCTGACACTCGTACTGAACAGTTTGTGACTCGTTTCTTAAAAGACGCAACAAACAGGCTATCTTCTGAAGAATTAGATAAATTAAAGGAATTAGGCAAGCGGTACTTTAATATTTTTGATAAGTTGCCGACTCCGAAAGATGAAACACCAACAATCGAGCGAACACAGAATATACCAAATCACTTAATTGTTCACATATACCCAAGTAAACAACAGAAAGAGTATTATTTTGTTTCGGCGTCGTCCTTTGTTGGTGACAGGAAAACCGGGGACAGGGAAAACTTCTTTAGCTTATGCAGTGGCTAA
- the acpP gene encoding acyl carrier protein: MSQAETFDKVKKIVVEQLSVKDEQVTPQASFANDLGADSLDTVELVMALEEEFDIEIPDEAAEKITTVQQAVDYINEQRVPSA; the protein is encoded by the coding sequence ATGAGCCAAGCGGAAACATTTGATAAGGTAAAAAAAATTGTTGTTGAGCAACTGAGTGTTAAAGACGAACAAGTAACACCACAAGCTAGTTTCGCCAACGATTTAGGAGCTGACTCCCTTGATACGGTTGAACTGGTTATGGCTTTGGAAGAAGAGTTTGACATCGAAATTCCTGATGAAGCCGCCGAAAAAATTACAACTGTACAACAGGCTGTGGACTACATTAACGAGCAACGTGTCCCATCAGCCTAA
- a CDS encoding Hsp20/alpha crystallin family protein: MALIRWRPFQEIEILNRQMDKIFDDFFSHSREMTTSWTPAVELKDTNENLTLRAELPGVEGKDLEVQVTRQAIYIAGETRYESTNSERGYFRSELRYGKFQRTISLPVPVKNEEVKAEFKNGILTLTLPKIEQARFKVVKLKFTDDNKVLTDSDSGTVVDLSVQKT; this comes from the coding sequence ATGGCACTAATACGTTGGCGACCATTCCAAGAAATTGAAATCCTGAATCGTCAAATGGATAAAATTTTTGACGACTTTTTCAGTCACAGTCGCGAAATGACAACAAGTTGGACTCCAGCAGTTGAACTGAAAGATACAAATGAAAACTTGACCTTACGTGCTGAACTTCCTGGTGTGGAAGGTAAAGATTTGGAAGTTCAAGTCACACGACAAGCAATTTACATTGCTGGTGAAACTCGTTATGAAAGCACCAATTCAGAACGTGGCTACTTCAGATCTGAGTTACGGTATGGAAAGTTTCAACGAACTATTTCGCTACCTGTTCCAGTCAAGAATGAGGAGGTTAAAGCAGAGTTCAAAAATGGTATTTTGACTTTAACACTACCTAAAATAGAACAAGCCAGATTCAAAGTTGTGAAACTCAAGTTCACTGATGACAATAAGGTGCTAACTGATTCTGACTCTGGGACAGTCGTTGATCTCTCGGTTCAAAAAACTTAG